A single window of Oerskovia paurometabola DNA harbors:
- a CDS encoding siderophore-interacting protein encodes MTDPAPRKPERVATHAVVVRTERLTPHMIRVVLGGEGLDGFDPGPHTDRYVKLLFPAAAGPEGRVPMRTYTIRSWDPAAHELAIDFVAHGDEGLAGPWASAARPGDTMSFYGPGGDYAPSGGYDWHLLVGDESALPAIAAALEAVPDGAPVLAVVEVASAAEEQTLTSPGDLDLRWVHRDAHPDRAPGEVLVEAVEALTFLPGQPQVFLHGDAGFVRTLRRHLRLERGVPVTALSASGYWRRGRTEEGWRAEKADWKAAVALDEEPALHT; translated from the coding sequence ATGACCGACCCTGCCCCCCGCAAGCCCGAGCGCGTCGCGACCCACGCCGTGGTCGTGCGCACCGAGCGCCTCACGCCGCACATGATCCGTGTGGTCCTCGGGGGAGAGGGGCTCGACGGCTTCGACCCCGGCCCGCACACCGACCGCTACGTCAAGCTGCTCTTCCCGGCCGCGGCCGGCCCCGAGGGACGCGTCCCGATGCGCACCTACACGATCCGCTCGTGGGACCCCGCGGCGCACGAGCTGGCCATCGACTTCGTCGCGCACGGCGACGAGGGCCTCGCGGGCCCCTGGGCGTCCGCCGCCCGGCCCGGTGACACGATGTCCTTCTACGGCCCCGGTGGCGACTACGCGCCGTCGGGCGGCTACGACTGGCACCTGCTCGTGGGCGACGAGAGCGCCCTGCCCGCCATCGCGGCGGCCCTCGAGGCCGTGCCCGACGGCGCACCCGTCCTCGCGGTCGTCGAGGTCGCCTCGGCAGCGGAGGAGCAGACCCTCACGTCGCCCGGGGACCTCGACCTGCGCTGGGTCCACCGGGACGCCCACCCGGACCGAGCGCCCGGCGAGGTCCTCGTCGAGGCCGTCGAGGCGCTCACGTTCCTGCCCGGGCAGCCCCAGGTGTTCCTGCACGGCGACGCCGGGTTCGTGCGCACGCTGCGCCGCCACCTGCGCCTCGAGCGCGGCGTGCCCGTCACGGCGCTCTCCGCGTCCGGCTACTGGCGTCGCGGGCGCACCGAAGAGGGGTGGCGCGCCGAGAAGGCCGACTGGAAGGCCGCCGTCGCGCTCGACGAGGAGCCCGCGCTCCACACCTGA
- the deoC gene encoding deoxyribose-phosphate aldolase, translating into MSTPGTSPLDRAALAQFVDHTLLKPEATRADFEALVDEGVALGVYSVCVSPSVLPLDGKGLKIATVCGFPSGTHHSEVKAAEAARSIADGADEVDMVIDLGAAKAGDWAYVQSDIAAVRAAVPAPKVLKVIIESAALTDHEIVEACRASEAAGADFVKTSTGFHPAGGASTHAVSIMAETVGGRLGVKASGGVRTLADALAMIEHGATRLGLSGTAAVLAGFDGVEPAEGGAGGY; encoded by the coding sequence GTGAGCACCCCCGGCACGTCCCCGCTGGACCGCGCGGCCCTCGCGCAGTTCGTCGACCACACCCTGCTCAAGCCCGAGGCCACCCGCGCGGACTTCGAGGCGCTCGTCGACGAGGGCGTCGCGCTCGGCGTCTACTCGGTGTGCGTCTCGCCCTCGGTCCTGCCGCTCGACGGCAAGGGCCTGAAGATCGCGACCGTGTGCGGGTTCCCGTCCGGGACGCACCACAGCGAGGTCAAGGCCGCCGAGGCGGCCCGCTCGATCGCCGACGGCGCGGACGAGGTCGACATGGTCATCGACCTGGGTGCGGCCAAGGCAGGCGACTGGGCGTACGTCCAGTCCGACATCGCGGCCGTCCGAGCCGCAGTCCCTGCCCCCAAGGTCCTCAAGGTCATCATCGAGTCCGCCGCGCTGACGGACCACGAGATCGTCGAGGCGTGCCGCGCCTCGGAGGCCGCCGGTGCCGACTTCGTCAAGACCTCCACGGGCTTCCACCCGGCCGGCGGCGCCTCGACGCACGCGGTGTCCATCATGGCCGAGACGGTCGGCGGACGCCTCGGGGTCAAGGCCTCGGGGGGCGTGCGGACGCTCGCCGACGCGCTCGCCATGATCGAGCACGGTGCGACGCGCCTGGGCCTGTCGGGCACCGCCGCGGTGCTCGCAGGCTTCGACGGGGTCGAGCCGGCCGAGGGCGGCGCAGGGGGTTACTGA
- a CDS encoding adenosine deaminase: MTSTPSSVSETVAAIAALPKVVLHDHLDGGLRPQTIIELAAEIGHDLPATDADALGAWFVESADSGSLVRYLETFDHTIAVMQTRDALVRVARESVLDLAADGVVYAEQRWAPEQHLRAGLSLQDTVDAVQAGLEEGVALVAAQGRTIRVGQLVTAMRHADRWQEIAELAVANRGNGVVGFDIAGAEDGFPPSRFPGVWQYLADQNFPVTIHAGEASGVSSIAEAVHLGQASRVGHGVRLIEDISFDEHHGTAALGQLAHWVRDHQIPLELCPVSNLQTGAAATSIAAHPITRLKELDFAVTLNTDNRLMSGTSMTHEMTLLVEQAGWTLEDLYDVTATAAWSAFIHHDERRALIDDVILPGYQEIQGAQL; the protein is encoded by the coding sequence ATGACCTCCACACCCTCCTCCGTGAGCGAGACCGTCGCGGCGATCGCCGCGCTCCCCAAGGTCGTCCTGCACGACCACCTCGACGGTGGGCTTCGGCCCCAGACGATCATCGAGCTCGCCGCCGAGATCGGGCACGACCTGCCCGCGACCGACGCCGACGCGCTGGGCGCCTGGTTCGTCGAGTCGGCCGACTCGGGCTCGCTCGTGCGCTACCTCGAGACCTTCGACCACACGATCGCCGTGATGCAGACGCGCGACGCGCTCGTGCGGGTCGCGCGCGAGTCCGTCCTGGACCTCGCCGCCGACGGCGTCGTGTACGCCGAGCAGCGGTGGGCCCCCGAGCAGCACCTGCGCGCCGGCCTGAGCCTGCAGGACACGGTCGACGCGGTCCAGGCCGGGCTCGAGGAGGGCGTCGCCCTCGTGGCGGCGCAGGGTCGCACGATCCGTGTCGGCCAGCTCGTGACCGCAATGCGGCACGCCGACCGCTGGCAGGAGATCGCCGAGCTCGCCGTGGCCAACCGGGGCAACGGCGTCGTCGGGTTCGACATCGCGGGCGCCGAGGACGGCTTCCCGCCCTCGCGCTTCCCGGGCGTGTGGCAGTACCTCGCGGACCAGAACTTCCCCGTGACGATCCACGCGGGCGAGGCCTCGGGCGTCTCGTCGATCGCCGAGGCCGTCCACCTGGGCCAGGCCTCGCGCGTCGGGCACGGTGTGCGCCTCATCGAGGACATCTCGTTCGACGAGCACCACGGCACCGCGGCCCTGGGGCAGCTCGCCCACTGGGTCCGCGACCACCAGATCCCGCTCGAGCTGTGCCCCGTCTCGAACCTGCAGACCGGTGCGGCGGCGACCTCGATCGCGGCGCACCCCATCACGCGGCTCAAGGAGCTCGACTTCGCGGTCACGCTCAACACGGACAACCGCCTCATGTCGGGCACGTCCATGACCCACGAGATGACGCTGCTCGTCGAGCAGGCCGGCTGGACGCTCGAGGACCTCTACGACGTCACGGCCACGGCCGCGTGGAGCGCCTTCATCCACCACGACGAGCGGCGCGCGCTCATCGACGACGTCATCCTTCCCGGTTACCAGGAGATCCAAGGAGCACAGCTGTGA
- a CDS encoding DUF202 domain-containing protein: MTSAARDPGLQPERTALAWQRTVLGVVIGSVLLAAVNLRVGQPVLSVLAGALAVTTLVPAVLRPPSGGLPKDGRLRSWGFLVRVATLVGVLGFLGAASAVVSLL, encoded by the coding sequence GTGACCTCCGCGGCCCGCGACCCCGGCCTGCAGCCCGAGCGCACCGCCCTCGCGTGGCAGCGCACGGTCCTCGGCGTCGTGATCGGGTCGGTCCTGCTGGCCGCGGTGAACCTGCGGGTGGGGCAGCCCGTCCTGTCCGTGCTCGCGGGCGCCCTCGCGGTCACGACCCTGGTGCCCGCCGTCCTGCGGCCTCCGTCGGGCGGCCTGCCCAAGGACGGTCGGTTGCGCTCCTGGGGATTCCTCGTGCGGGTCGCGACGCTCGTGGGCGTCCTCGGGTTCCTCGGTGCGGCGAGCGCGGTCGTGAGCCTGCTGTGA
- a CDS encoding YidH family protein, translating into MTAQAGEPSDDAATRGPGAPPPDDRRPRSVYGVGEEPDIRFSLANERTALAWVRTGLGLVAGGVALTSFASLASMSGFVDVIAAVACLAGAGFAAYALLAWRRNERAMRRGEPLPAPTGLPVLVAGVLVLALLVAGYAVTEVWRT; encoded by the coding sequence ATGACGGCGCAGGCGGGGGAGCCCTCGGACGACGCGGCGACGCGTGGCCCGGGGGCGCCCCCGCCCGACGACCGTCGCCCGCGCTCGGTGTACGGCGTGGGGGAGGAGCCCGACATCCGCTTCAGCCTGGCCAACGAGCGCACCGCGCTGGCCTGGGTGCGGACGGGGCTCGGTCTCGTCGCGGGCGGTGTCGCGCTCACGTCGTTCGCGTCGCTCGCGAGCATGTCGGGCTTCGTCGACGTGATCGCGGCGGTCGCATGCCTCGCGGGGGCGGGCTTCGCGGCCTATGCGCTGCTCGCGTGGCGACGCAACGAACGGGCCATGCGCCGCGGCGAACCGCTGCCCGCGCCGACGGGGCTGCCCGTGCTCGTCGCGGGCGTGCTCGTCCTCGCGCTGCTCGTGGCCGGGTACGCGGTCACCGAGGTCTGGCGGACGTGA
- a CDS encoding thymidine phosphorylase, producing the protein MSTKSIPAGASGALPDKATESFDAVDVIRTKRDKGRLSAEQIDWVIDAYTRGVVAEEQMAALNMAILLNGMDRTEIGRWTAAMIASGERMNFSELSRPTADKHSTGGVGDKITLPLAPLVAVFGVAVPQLSGRGLGHTGGTLDKLESIPGWRAALTNEQMMHQLEHVGAVICQAGSGLAPADRKLYALRDVTATVEAIPLIASSIMSKKIAEGTGALVLDVKVGSGAFMKDLDQARELARTMVDLGTDAGVRTVALLTDMSTPLGLTAGNALEVRETLEVLSGGGPRDVVDLTVALAVEMLSAAGKPVPEEEVRHALSNGRAMDKWREMIAEQGGDARAPLPVAREKEHVVADRDGVLSHLDAFGVGVAAWRLGAGRARKEDPVQAGAGVEIHAKPGDVVTKGQHLLTLHTDTPERFDRAVEALDGAWGVADPGTVVETPALILDRLS; encoded by the coding sequence ATGAGCACGAAGAGCATCCCGGCGGGCGCCTCCGGCGCGCTGCCCGACAAGGCGACCGAGTCGTTCGACGCGGTCGACGTCATCCGCACCAAGCGGGACAAGGGCCGGCTGTCCGCCGAGCAGATCGACTGGGTCATCGACGCCTACACCCGTGGCGTCGTGGCCGAGGAGCAGATGGCTGCCCTCAACATGGCGATCCTGCTCAACGGCATGGACCGCACGGAGATCGGCCGGTGGACGGCCGCGATGATCGCCTCGGGCGAGCGCATGAACTTCTCGGAGCTCTCCCGGCCCACCGCGGACAAGCACTCGACCGGTGGCGTGGGCGACAAGATCACGCTGCCGCTCGCCCCGCTCGTCGCGGTCTTCGGCGTGGCCGTGCCGCAGCTCTCGGGGCGCGGCCTGGGGCACACGGGAGGCACGCTCGACAAGCTCGAGTCGATCCCGGGCTGGCGTGCTGCGCTGACCAACGAGCAGATGATGCACCAGCTCGAGCACGTGGGTGCGGTCATCTGCCAGGCGGGCTCCGGGCTGGCGCCCGCGGACCGCAAGCTCTACGCGCTGCGCGACGTCACGGCCACGGTCGAGGCGATCCCGCTCATCGCGTCGTCGATCATGAGCAAGAAGATCGCCGAGGGCACGGGCGCGCTGGTCCTGGACGTCAAGGTGGGTTCCGGGGCGTTCATGAAGGATCTCGACCAGGCGCGCGAGCTCGCGCGCACCATGGTGGACCTGGGCACCGACGCGGGCGTGCGCACGGTCGCGCTCCTGACCGACATGTCGACGCCGCTCGGCCTGACGGCGGGCAACGCGCTCGAGGTCCGCGAGACCCTCGAGGTGCTCTCGGGCGGTGGCCCGCGCGACGTCGTGGACCTCACGGTCGCGCTCGCGGTCGAGATGCTCTCCGCCGCTGGCAAGCCCGTCCCGGAGGAGGAGGTCCGGCACGCGCTGTCCAACGGCCGGGCCATGGACAAGTGGCGCGAGATGATCGCGGAGCAGGGCGGCGACGCCCGTGCGCCGCTGCCCGTGGCACGCGAGAAGGAGCACGTGGTCGCGGACCGCGACGGCGTGCTCTCGCACCTCGACGCGTTCGGCGTCGGGGTCGCGGCCTGGCGCCTGGGGGCGGGCCGGGCCCGCAAGGAGGACCCCGTGCAGGCGGGGGCCGGTGTCGAGATCCACGCCAAGCCGGGCGACGTCGTGACCAAGGGCCAGCACCTGCTGACCCTGCACACCGACACCCCCGAGCGTTTCGACCGCGCGGTCGAGGCCCTCGACGGGGCGTGGGGCGTCGCGGACCCGGGCACGGTCGTCGAGACCCCGGCCCTGATCCTCGACCGCCTGAGCTGA
- a CDS encoding cytidine deaminase: MSESNRAAVDAGDRFDWPALRDAARVAMQKAYAPYSSFKVGAAAFVDDGRLVTGANIENAAYGVTLCAECSLVSDLIGSGGGRLVAFACVDGHGNTLMPCGRCRQLLWEHGGPTLLVETTRGIKPMSEVLPDAFGPEDLVERA, translated from the coding sequence GTGAGCGAGAGCAACCGCGCGGCCGTCGACGCGGGCGACCGCTTCGACTGGCCGGCGCTGCGCGACGCCGCACGGGTCGCCATGCAGAAGGCGTACGCGCCGTACTCGTCCTTCAAGGTCGGGGCGGCGGCGTTCGTCGACGACGGCCGTCTGGTGACGGGCGCGAACATCGAGAACGCGGCGTACGGCGTGACGCTGTGCGCCGAGTGCTCGCTCGTGAGCGACCTGATCGGGAGCGGGGGCGGTCGCCTGGTGGCGTTCGCGTGCGTCGACGGTCATGGCAACACGCTCATGCCGTGCGGGCGGTGCCGCCAGCTCCTGTGGGAGCACGGCGGTCCCACGCTGCTCGTCGAGACGACCCGTGGCATCAAGCCCATGAGCGAAGTGCTGCCCGACGCTTTCGGGCCCGAGGATCTGGTGGAGCGAGCATGA
- a CDS encoding ABC transporter permease encodes MTAMAAPATQVATVTAARSWKLPITLGVFGLLSFVLFGLLGPAGSVTTFGISTGADLLQFDPVAVPTRATAIVLSVLCLLLAGYAYVRVRADQPVGRWVVAVFGVLWVLTFLVWAVADKSTSIVSLLQGSLLLAVPLAFGALGGLLNERAGVVNIAIEGQLLTGAFGAAVLASVVGNAYIGLVAAPIAGLLIGAMLALFTVKYHVNQIIVGVVLNVFAVGLTSFLFSSVLKNDAATLNTPPRLPTLPIPLLSEIPIVGPVLFRQSIIVYLLYVAVIVISIALFRTKWGLRVRSVGEYPQAADTVGIDVNRTRWRNVLLGSMVAGLGGAFFTIGSVGAFGQEMTAGKGYIALAAMILGRWTPWGALGAALLFGFADKLQQVLGVLETPIPNQFMLMLPYIVTIFAVAGLVGRVRGPAAAGQPYVKG; translated from the coding sequence ATGACCGCCATGGCTGCACCTGCTACCCAGGTCGCTACCGTCACCGCGGCCCGCAGCTGGAAGCTCCCCATCACCCTGGGCGTCTTCGGGCTCCTCTCGTTCGTCCTGTTCGGTCTCCTCGGACCGGCGGGGTCGGTCACGACGTTCGGCATCTCGACCGGGGCTGACCTGCTCCAGTTCGACCCGGTCGCCGTCCCGACCAGGGCGACCGCGATCGTGCTCTCGGTCCTGTGCCTCCTGCTCGCGGGCTACGCGTACGTCCGGGTGCGCGCGGACCAGCCGGTCGGCCGGTGGGTGGTCGCCGTCTTCGGTGTCCTGTGGGTCCTGACGTTCCTCGTGTGGGCCGTCGCGGACAAGAGCACCTCGATCGTGAGCCTTCTCCAGGGGTCGCTGCTCCTCGCGGTCCCGCTCGCGTTCGGCGCCCTCGGCGGCCTGCTCAACGAGCGGGCGGGCGTGGTCAACATCGCGATCGAGGGTCAGCTCCTGACGGGGGCCTTCGGCGCCGCGGTGCTCGCCTCGGTCGTGGGCAACGCCTACATCGGGCTGGTCGCCGCCCCGATCGCGGGTCTGCTCATCGGCGCGATGCTCGCGCTGTTCACGGTGAAGTACCACGTGAACCAGATCATCGTCGGTGTGGTGCTCAACGTGTTCGCCGTGGGCCTGACGAGCTTCCTGTTCAGCTCGGTGCTCAAGAACGACGCGGCCACGCTCAACACCCCGCCGCGCCTGCCGACGCTGCCGATCCCGCTGCTGTCGGAGATCCCGATCGTCGGACCGGTGCTGTTCCGCCAGTCGATCATCGTCTACCTGCTCTACGTCGCGGTCATCGTGATCAGCATCGCGCTGTTCCGCACCAAGTGGGGTCTGCGTGTCCGTTCGGTGGGCGAGTACCCGCAGGCGGCCGACACGGTCGGCATCGACGTCAACCGCACGCGGTGGCGCAACGTCCTGCTCGGGTCCATGGTCGCGGGGCTCGGTGGCGCGTTCTTCACGATCGGCTCCGTGGGGGCGTTCGGCCAGGAGATGACGGCCGGCAAGGGGTACATCGCGCTCGCCGCCATGATCCTGGGTCGGTGGACCCCGTGGGGTGCGCTCGGCGCAGCTCTCCTCTTCGGCTTCGCCGACAAGCTCCAGCAGGTGCTCGGTGTCCTCGAGACGCCGATCCCCAACCAGTTCATGCTGATGCTGCCGTACATCGTCACGATCTTCGCCGTGGCGGGTCTCGTCGGCCGCGTCCGTGGTCCCGCCGCGGCGGGTCAGCCCTACGTGAAGGGGTGA
- a CDS encoding ABC transporter permease has translation MTDQQPAPPPTGEPAPEPAGAAKPQPEGSESARWTATFREITTGPFGVTVLAFVLALVIGGLLIIVTDPDVTAAASYLFAKPADFFGAAWTAVSEAYAAMFRGAVYNYDAPTFARGIRSLTETMTVSTPLIIAALGVAVGFRAGMFNIGAQGQVIMGAAIGGYVGFAWNLPPVLHLLLALLGGILAGGFWAGIAGFLKARTGAHEVIVTIMLNYVALYLVAWFLTTSAFTRPGSNQPKSPGVKDTAQLPLLLGDQFRLNAGFLVAILAAVFVWWLMTRSTWGFRFRAVGSNQQAARTAGMGVASSFVLVMVVSGALAGLAGAVQILGTEKALTGGIAGSIGFDAITVALLGRSKPLGIFFAGLLYAGLNVGGRAMEASTGTSINIVLVIQSLVVLFIAAPPLVRAIFRLPAPNPVVMKGVSA, from the coding sequence GTGACCGACCAGCAGCCCGCCCCGCCACCGACGGGAGAGCCGGCGCCCGAGCCGGCCGGCGCGGCAAAGCCTCAGCCCGAGGGCTCGGAGTCCGCTCGCTGGACCGCCACCTTCCGCGAGATCACGACCGGACCGTTCGGCGTGACCGTCCTGGCGTTCGTCCTCGCACTGGTCATCGGCGGGCTCCTGATCATCGTCACCGACCCCGACGTGACCGCGGCCGCGAGCTACCTCTTCGCCAAGCCGGCCGACTTCTTCGGTGCGGCCTGGACGGCCGTGAGCGAGGCCTACGCCGCCATGTTCCGCGGAGCGGTGTACAACTACGACGCACCGACGTTCGCGCGCGGCATCCGTTCCCTCACGGAGACCATGACGGTCTCGACCCCGCTGATCATCGCCGCGCTCGGCGTGGCGGTCGGCTTCCGCGCGGGGATGTTCAACATCGGCGCCCAGGGCCAGGTCATCATGGGGGCCGCGATCGGCGGCTACGTCGGCTTCGCGTGGAACCTCCCGCCGGTGCTGCACCTGCTGCTCGCCCTGCTGGGCGGCATCCTCGCCGGTGGCTTCTGGGCCGGCATCGCGGGCTTCCTCAAGGCACGCACCGGTGCGCACGAGGTGATCGTGACGATCATGCTGAACTACGTCGCGCTCTACCTCGTGGCGTGGTTCCTCACGACGAGCGCCTTCACCCGGCCCGGGTCGAACCAGCCCAAGAGCCCCGGGGTCAAGGACACCGCGCAGCTCCCGCTGCTCCTCGGTGACCAGTTCCGCCTGAACGCTGGCTTCCTGGTCGCGATCCTTGCCGCGGTCTTCGTGTGGTGGCTCATGACGCGCTCGACCTGGGGCTTCCGCTTCCGGGCCGTGGGCTCGAACCAGCAGGCCGCCCGGACCGCGGGCATGGGCGTCGCGTCGTCCTTCGTCCTCGTCATGGTCGTCTCCGGTGCCCTCGCCGGGCTCGCAGGTGCCGTGCAGATCCTCGGCACCGAGAAGGCGCTCACGGGCGGCATCGCGGGCTCGATCGGGTTCGACGCGATCACCGTCGCCCTCCTCGGGCGTTCCAAGCCGCTGGGCATCTTCTTCGCCGGACTCCTGTACGCCGGGCTCAACGTCGGCGGGCGCGCGATGGAGGCCTCGACCGGGACCTCGATCAACATCGTCCTGGTCATCCAGTCGCTCGTCGTCCTCTTCATCGCGGCGCCGCCGCTCGTGCGGGCGATCTTCCGCCTGCCCGCCCCGAACCCCGTCGTCATGAAGGGAGTCAGCGCATGA